The Ziziphus jujuba cultivar Dongzao chromosome 3, ASM3175591v1 region GTGACGTTCAGAAACTTAGAAGATTGTTGGATTTTTGAATCCTTTACCTGTAGATGAATCTGATAGTACTGTGTAGACCTCTTGAGCGACTCCAGAACGTTTTCTCTCTCTGTCTGCCCCTCCCTCTTCTTCTCTTCCCTTAACTTATATCAGATAAGTTAATAATGTACTAGGAAGGACTTGGTACAGGACTATCATTGATGCAAATTCCATGAATATCAACCCACTTATCTCCATTCATAAATTTTACAGTGAGATCTAACACTATTTTGAATGGTTCATGTAAGAACTACCTGCCAGGTCTGCCTGAATACCTATACACATCCAGTTAACATATTCAAGTGGTCACATTTGGTTCGTAAAGAACTTTTGCAGAAATCTTCACcatatagtttttgaaaaagaaagtttTAGTTCTTTTTACTAATTGATGTTGTTGACTAAGATGATAATGGaatattttgtttggaaattcTTCAGTTCTGCAAGATCTCTATCAAGGAGTCATACTCCCACTGCAGGATCAGTTTTAGCACAAAAAACTCCTCCATCTCATCATTTTCGGAATTCAACTGAAGAGCCCTTGCTTAGTCCAGCTTTATCAACACAATCTGCATCCCCTTCTAATGTGAAGACCTTGTTATCTGTGGTAAGCTTTATGTAGCAGACCATAGTATTACATTGGATGGTCAAAATCATGTTTTCTTATTATATGTAAGTAATGCATTTTGTTTTATGTCGTCAGGTGTCTGCAATGACCTTCCTTGGTACTTGGAAACTCCATCGTTTATCATTTAACTTAGTTCCAGAAAATCCAAATCATGGAGTTGTGATACGAGTAGGAAGAAAGCTGTTGCAAGTAGGTGGCATTTTATTTACTTGTATGATTATACTATATTACACATTAACACTGCGAAACAAACTGGTTGGGCAACttaatcctatatatatatatatataatatttgtgagAAATAGCTATTATAAGCTGTATTGGTGAGAGGTTTTAGGTTGAAGAGTTGTTGTatcatttagttttaaatttttagctcAGGGTTTTGATTAGACGCTGTAATAGTAAAATGGTCACTTTGTTGATTATCTCATGCTCAATTGCTTAATTTGTCTTCTGTACtttctttaaatttatattgaacGGAAACTCAAGCAGTGACTTATTTCATGATTTGCCAGGCAAGTAGTGGACTGTTGCTAAACAATGGTATTGAAGGAAGCAGTGGGATTGGAAATTATCTTGGCTGGGGAATGGCAGCTATTTACATGGGTGGACGTCTTCCACAGATCTTCTTAAATGTGAGATTCCCTTTCCAACTATCTGCAGGCTGCTAGAGGATATACTAAACCACAATACACTGtttatattagcaaataatgtGCTATTTATCGTTACAAAAAGTTGTCTCATATCATATTTTTCAGTCCAATCATTTAGCTCTGTTAAAATATCTGAATGATGTTAACATGCTGACTTATGGTGCTTTATCAATTTTTGCAGATAAAAAAGGGAAATGTTGAGGTAAGTATTTTCACATTTCAGGCTTTGTAAGTTTCTGCATATAAACTCTGTTTTATCGAAGTAGGGGAAAACTCAAAAAAGGATGCTTATATTATTGTTTGCATAAAATAACTAGTATATCACCTACGTATATATTGGATGTCTAGACTGATAAGAAGGCAGAATATTTtaactatatttattttaactctCTTCCTCATGTTGAACATATAATTGTGGCAATCACCCTTATACCATGACATTATGTGAAATTGGTCTGTCTACTAAGATTTTCATTACTCTTTATCAATTTGACCACTTAACATTCAAATAAATAGCCTATCTGGACAATGTATATTTAAACTGAGGATTTCTTTGAACCAAATCGATAAAGAAATGAAGGAAAACATGGATTCACTTCTCTATCAATTTTGTTCTAAAAAAGTTACGGTGCTAACATATATTGTTTATATAGGTTACCTATTTGAATGCTGGTGGTTAATTTGATGAAGTTCGAACAAAAACTTAACAAATGAACCAATTTGACATTATATGATAGTTAAGGCTAACATTGCTAGAATTTAAACTTTAGGATAATGTTAAAATCGAGGGGGTTCCCAAAAGTTTTAATGCCATGTTAGATGAGAAGTTGGAGAAACAGAAAAGCTAGGTGTATAATTGTTTTCCTATAAAAGTCAACATATCACATGATAGATATAGGTGTTTAGAATACTATTAAGGTTCTAAACATTCCTTATTTCTTATaaattgttcatatatatatatatatatatagattgtttTACCCATCCGAAAGTTCTTTTTCTTTAGAAAGATCTTTTCTGCATATGCATATAGCACAAATTTCTAATTCTGTTAGAAATATACCTTTTCAAATTGTGTGCATATATCAAGTGAGAGAGAGGGTgagatttaatattttgattccaTGTTTTGCAGGGGCTTAATCCTTTAATGTTCGTCTTTGCTTTGGTTGGAAATGCCACTTATGTAGCAAGGTGATTATGGTTATACCATTtcctattttgtttcttttaccaAATATAACTTTGAGTTTTAATTTCGCCATTAGCTCCATTTGattattttgtttagttttttttttttttttttttgactgtaTGTTTCTTCTATTTCATATATATCTGAGGTGGATGTTCTCTTGTTTTGTGTAGCATACTTGTGAACAGTTTggattggtcaaaaattggaCCCAATTTGCCATGGCTAGTTGATGCAGGAGGATGCGTGTTACTTGACACTTTTGTATCCTTTTTAAAGATAACTATGATTCAATCGGTTGACTAACTCATTTAAATCAGAATAAGAGGCAAATCCCAATTTAGTTACTTCTCTATTCTAGAATTACATCAGTGATGGTCAATTCTGATTGATGTATTCTTTTCGTATCGTATGCAGTAGTAATGAAATGAAATTAAGTTCGGTATATTTTACAACACAAATATTAAGTTgagtaaaaagtaattattttgtacccttttccatgaaaaaataaaaaatcattccaaaaattttggAAAGGAATTCTACCCCTCCCTTTGTAATGCCATCCTTTCCTATGTGCCTTATTTAGAAAAGAATGTGCATTTGTTTCTTCTTACCTTTAAGAAGAAAGAGACTTACTTCTTCAATTCATCATGTTGCACAAGTTCAGTTCATAAACCTGTGTATAGCTTTTAACTTAGTTTACTTGAAAGGGCAGGAAATTTTGACTGTTAGATCCCTCTTGCATTACATGTGAAGTCTCATGACCTTGTGAAATTATACTACCTTAATAATATCTTTTAGATACTACTTCAGTTCATCTACTTCCGCTACTCGAAACAAGAAGATGATATCGAGGACAAAAATGGGCATTTTGATGCTGTTTAAGTATGGAAGATTAAAATGGTATCTAtgctactctctctctctctttctctctctctctctctacttcCATAAATCATTGTGTTTCCATCTATAGCTCTgctttttaatacaaaaatgaATTATGTTTTTCCTACTGGTATTAGTAAGCGACTAATATTTATTGCCACAGTTACTGCTGATGAGGATAAAATTAAGCacttaatttcaaatattttagctACTTATTGTACTAATCCTTGTTCTTGTAAACCTAGGGGCTGCATCGCTGGGGTGAAGAAAAAGATTTGATAACTATTGGAAAGGAAGAAAGTTGCTGCATTTAGTCTTAACCAAAAATTGAAACCATGGTATAAAGAGTACGAATGATCAGAGTCTGTGATTATTGAGAAAGAAAGTGGAAGAAGCACTATATTCCTTTCAAGGTAACTGAGAAAATTCAAGCAGTAAGCCTTGAAACGATAGAAAATATTGATGTAAAATCATTATAAAAGTTTTTGATTTATGAGAAAATTGTGGAGACTTCCATATTTGAAATGAATCCATCTATAGAGGAAAAGTGCTGTTAGGAGATTCAACAATTATTTTTAGTGTTGAACATCATGGCTTGATGATGTTccaaatcataataaatttttttttaattgatatattaatatttttgttacatCTGTAATATTTATACCgattctttgtattttttggcTGCTAATTTTTCATAATAGTTTCTCTTGCACCTTTCTGATAGTAGTTTTTGGGATAAGTTTTCATAGGTGGTTTAGTCTACAAAATttggtaccttttttttttttaattttttttattatgcacATAGATTTGTTTAACACTAAATATTTGGAAGGATTTATAAGACCATGATTGGTATTGATTTAATGAGATGtaggattttttaaaaagtttttagaGAAAAtccaattgaaatatatattttatggatGAACAAACAAACACAACTTTTTCCTTTGATATTAGAAGTTGGAATATTTGAAACATTTATGTTTGTCCTTGGAAGAACAAAAGCGTTTGTTTTTAATGAATACAAAAGCATTATGGGTAAGAAATCAAATAACGTCACGTTCAATTTGCCAAAGGTTGATGTGTCAGGTTTCAAGTAAAgtatattagaaattaaaactaaaatcaagttttaacatattattaaattataatatgcaCTGTTATTTGTTACAAGTACAAACtagtctaattttttttttatttacttaaaaaaatgaaactagtctaattttctttttaaagtttattcatcaaaatttggaaaaaaaaaattataaaagccttgtatattttgtttacaaaattaaaaaggttttattttattttagtttatttttttgggttctaaaaaatcaaactaaattTTTTCATACTAAAAAACtgagacttttttttatttttttaatttatgtatttttattttttatggtttgagCAAGCGGGATGTGTCACAGATGCAATCGGCTTAAACTCATGGGTGCAGTGCTGCTAATGCTATTCTTCCCTTTACAGAATAAAGTGGAGCAACTCTTTTTAATTAACACTTAAAAAAcacctatatattttttcacaCCTCTataatttactttcatttttattttggttaattaaaaaaacccttaactttttttattaccaaaaaaacccCTAAATTAAATAGAAGATTAGTTATGATCTCTATTATGATACAATTTTGATTAATTGCAATTCACTACCATATATTTTCAAGTGTGCAATCTGTATGGTTGTGCAATCTGCATGCAAGACTTTGAAATCATATCATTTTGACCCTCTAGTTTCAAATGTTATGGGagttagtttaattttaattgcagAATAATACCTTTAACTTTTAGATTTGTATAATTtagattttctattttattaatatgcaatttaagtttctaatttttcaaattttgtgaGATTTATATCTTTAACtttctaaataatataatttataaataaaatatattttaaaaaattaattaacaatcaacaatgcaaaatatataaataggtttaaattctatttaaaaacattttagcaaagaaaaatatataattaaaaatattaaaacattttttattcagttaaaaaaatattttagcaagaaaaaatattattgataaacaaaatgataataataataagtgtaCTGTTATCTGTAAAgtagttaaaatatatatacatatgcatatatatatatatatattatatgtatgagGTGCTGCGCGAGCGTACACGTGGAGTAGTTACGTGAGGATTTTCgttgaaaatagtttttaacataaaacaaaaaaataatgaacaCAATCATTAATATAAAAAGTTCCAACATTCCAGAATCCCTCATTTCTCTTAaaccatcatttttattttattttttcttttaattcacAACCAGTACAAAATTTGCTTTTTCTCGTTCAAGAAAGCTTCAAGAAATATGCGGAGAGAGAGCTTTCGAGTGCGAGCAAACAGCGAAGCAAAAAAGCTCCATTTGATACCCCATCGACCACTACTACGTACTACTACATATTGCACAGAGAGAGCTTGCTATTTGTCTCAAACTATCTTTTTTGTTTACTATGATTTTTCCCCCCTATTTTTCTTGTTGTCTCTGCTATTATTATGTTGATGTCGTTCTTTTTCAAttgccttttccttttttggcaATAAAAGTTTGCTGACTACTACTTGttactaaaatttaaatttcgaTAAGATATTTCTCTCAAATGCGATcttttttggggttttgcttCAAATTTTTCATGTAATCTCGTTGCTTTCTCTGCAATTACGTTGATGCTGTTTCTCTTTCGattgcctttttattttttgttttcaatagtAAAAGTTTTCGGACCGACCCCATTAATATTTTCTACTGCATGTCttcttgattaatttatttctttgggATATTATCACGTGGCGTTCCTGAACTATATGTTTTGTGACAATTTAGtccttaaactatttttttcaaCAATTACATTCTTAAACTCATTAAAATTATTCACCGTTGGGATAAAAAATCAATTCTATTAACAATGTTAATAGAAAGAGCAGGTGAGATGCACGCGCTTATTTGACAAGGGCAATGAAGGTAATTCTCACATACTCCCCTGTCCCTTTTATCGTATTCCGGTTTCCAAAGGGAagagaaaatttggaaaaaatgaTTTAGGATTTTGATTATAGAGTGTGATAGATTGATCAGACAAACAAATTAaagtttatttctttcttttcaatggAACCTCACGAAGTTGTTAGGGAGAAAGATCAAAGCACATATAAGATAAGCAAACTGAGGCTTATTCCTAGTTTGATGGAACCTTGCTGTGAAGCTATTAAGGAGAAAAATCAACCCATAGATCATAAGTACtccctttttaattttgaagtttgaCCATTGTAAAATATGCTCTGCAACTGTgtattaaacttttaatttttgtcttAGTTTCAATATGCGATGAAAGTTGAGAAATATGAAATGAGTATCtaattctccaaaaaaaaaaaaaaaaaacaaaaacaaaactagcCTACACCAGTTAAGACTTGGTAGAATGAAAGAAAGCCTctaactaaaattaaatttaaagccTCTATCTCTTGAAACAAAGTTAAACCAAAGCCTTTGTACATGTAttctttatataaaatattggcAGATGACAACAAAGttgaatactatatatatatatatatatgtaactttaaagaaattataactttatatgaaattatctttttatgaaatacttttttttttcaaggtttTATGATTGGATTGGACATTGAAATCAACAAGTGtgcttttaaaaaggaaaattgtttCAGTTCGAGTCTACCTATTATAAAATAGAGGACTTCTTGTTATTAAAGCTTTACTTAATATGCCGGTGAAAATTGCCTGAGATATGCTGTTCTATCCAACTTTCCCTCGCCTCCTTTCATCTCTGCATTTAGAATTTCTTGATGATTGTGATCTCAATAGATTTTTTGGACTATTGTGATCTCAATTGAGGCATATACTTTGTTTCAAGATGGAGCATGTGATGCAAAAAAGGAAGATTCAGGAGATGATTCTTTTCTAGACAAGTGTAGAGATGAGCCAAAATGTTGTCCCAATTCAAGCTCTGCAAAACTTCCATTGGTGATTGATAAATATACACATTATCGCAAAAAGAAGTTATCCCAGAGAACGTTAGGAGCATCAGTTGACACTGGGTTATGGAATCATTTAGCAGACAAAGTCAAAGAAACAATGTGTTTCTAGAGATTTATCTGAGATTGCAGAAGTTGAACCTCCAACTGTGACTTCTGAAAATGTTGGGCCGAAAAAATGCCACACTAAAAATTTTGTTAAGCGTACATCTTCGCAACCTgttaataaacttaaaaatactTTGTCTAATCAATCTATCACACTCTATAATCAAAACCTAAAtcattttttcctaaattttctaTTCCCTTTGGAAATCGGAATACAATAAGAGGGACAGGGGAGTATGTGAGAATTACCTTCATTGCCCTTGTCAAATTGGCACGTGCCTTACATGctctttcttttaaaattgttaacGGAATCATGTTTTGTCCCAACGATGAAAAATTTCAATGAGTTTAGGGATGTAATTATTGACAAAAATGTTTAAGGATCAAATTGTCACAAAACATATAGTTTAGGGTTCTCGTGATAATATccctttctttttacttttttttcttccttaaaaaATTGGTTTCCAAAGATACTAGCAACAACCAATGATCGGAGAACAAGATTATAACAAAATGGTTTTCAATCTGTGCTGCACTTTGTTGGTCTTGGGAATATACTGCTATTTGTGGCATTCATCCTTATCCAACTGATGGGATTGATAGTGTTAAGAGCAATGGCAGTGCTATTGCTTTTGCAGTAGTTTGTGAGCTCTCTGTTTCATACATTCCACATATCATAGTGGGATTTCTGTATCTTTGGTACATCCTAGAGGAATATCCGTTTCAAAGAAGgctaacataaataattttgatcaaCCAGCAGCTTGCTAACTTTATAATAATTGACATTTATAAGAACCAAAACCCATTTAAAGAATTACCACTGGCCTATAATGGCCTACAAGTGAGAGGCCTTGTTAGATAAgcttaatatacataataattgaCACTCGGAAGGACCAAAATGGACGaaaataaaatgtaacaaaatattaccatccatttaaagaATTGACACTGTCTTACAAATGAAGGGGAATGTTAGACAAGCTTTTATACATAATAATTGACACTTGTAAGTACCAAAATTGACTAAAATGACCTCAATAATTGACACTTGCAAGGATCAAAACCCATTTAAAAAACTAACACTGGCCTACAATGGCCTACAAGTACGAGGGAATATTAGACAAGCTTAGTATACATAATAATTGACACTTGTAAGAATCAAAATGGACAAAATGTTACCACATATTTAAAGAATGGACCAAAATGTTACCAcccttttaaaaaattgatattgtctTACAAATGAGGGAAAATGTTAGACAAgcttatatacataataattgaCACTTGTAAGCATCAAAATGGATCAAAATGGCCTACAAATGAGGGTAATTGACACTTATAAGCACTAAAATGGACCAAAATGCCTATAAGTGAGGGTAATTAACACAAATGAGGATAACAAGTGAGGGTAATTGATATTTGTAAGGACCAAAATGGACCAAATGTTACCACCTATTTAAAGAATAGACCAAAATGTTACCACccatttaaaaaattgacattGTCTTACAAATGAAGGAGAATGTTAGACAAacttatatacataataattgaCACTTGTACGCATCAAAATGGATCAAAATAGCCTACAAATGAGGGTAATTGACACTTATAAGCACTAAAATGGACCAAAATGCCTATAAGTGAGGGTAATTAACACAAATAAGGATAACAAGTGAGGGTAATTGACATCTGTAAGGACCAAAATGGACCAAATTTTCCCACCCATTTAAAGAATTGACACTGGCATACAAGTGATGGGGAACGTTAGACAAACTCCAAATGGCCTACAAgggaaaatattagaaaaacttAGTATACTTAAGGATCAAAATGGCCTACAAGTGGGGAGAAATATTAGACAACCTAGATATACATAATAATTGACATTTCTAAAGACCAAAATGGCTTACAAATGAAGGGAAACAAGCTTGATATACATAAAATGCCTACAAGTGAGGGGGAATAAGGGTAATTGACACGTGTAAAGACTAAAATGACCTACAAGTGAGAGGAGATAagcttgatatatataataattgaaacTTGTAAGGACCAAAATTACCTATAAGCTGGGCCTACAAGTGAGGGGATATGAGGGTAACTTTTACTTATAAGGATCAAAATGGACTAAAATTACCTACAAGTGAAGATGAATGTTAGATAAGCATGATATACGTAACAATTGACAATTGTAACTTGATGTACATAAGGACCAAAATGGTTTACAAGTGAGGGGAATGTTAGACAAGtttcatataaataataattaacactTGAAAGAACCAAAATGGCCTATAAATGAGGTGAGACAAGCTTGATGTACATAATAATTTATACTTAAAGGGACCAAAGTGGCCTACAACTGAGGGGAGACAAGCTTGATATACGtaataattgacatttgtaagATTAAATGGCCTACAAGTGAAGGGGAATGATGGTAATTGACACTTGTATGGAGTAAATTGACCTACAAGTGAGGAAAAATGTTAGataaacttaatatatataaggACCAAAATGGCCTACAAGTGAAAGGGAAATGTTAGACAAGCTTGATATACATAGTAATTGACACTTGTAAAGACCAAAATGGCCTACAAGCAAGGGAAAATGTTAGACAAacttgatatacataataattgATACTTGTAAGGACCAAAATGACTAATAAGTGTGGGAGAATGTTAGACAAGgtcaatatacatataaatcaaAATGGCCCACAAGTGAGGGAGAATGTAAGACAAGCTTGATATATGtaataattgacatttgtaaaGACCAAAATGGCAAGGGAAGTAGAGTATTAGACaagcttgatatacataataaacccaCATCCTAAAAGTTTAAGTTATTGGGATCAGTGAtaatttaaaagatatataGAGCAtaccaaaagagaaagaaagaacagGGACTACAATGGAAACTCCCTTTGCACTCTCCAACATCCTTGCAAAATCTCTTAAGGAGTATATTTGTTGGTTCAATTTTGGTACCATTGTTGAGATGTTGCACTTTTTAACTCGAATATTAAGACGGATTACAACGAGAAGATGGTTTTCTATGTATGTGTAGAATGACTACCTGTGGGCATTTGTGAAACTGGTTTTGACAAATTGCTGGGGCTTTGTTTATGTGGGAGCTTACAATGAGGACCTTCGTGATGCATATAGATGTGATTGGACAAATTTTAGGGATAAGGGATTGGAACGATTGATCATGTTGGATCTTACACAGTACATATGCTTCCTTTGTGGAATTTATGGGAGCATTGCG contains the following coding sequences:
- the LOC107423513 gene encoding uncharacterized protein LOC107423513 — its product is MGYMKNSMVMCPINEHCLNWVRKYMGYCLCSVRDGVSLGLGFLSVVSWTVAEVPQIITNYKQKSAEGLSMLFLITWLIGDLFNLFGCMLEPATLPTQFYMAVLYTVTTMILAGQSVYYVHIYPQLKYSRQQQKGAKFIQTEVGGKFRPSCGINVKEVNNAQRSDKFDTAGRENAFSSPIPLPSINTCGSPGRDLYYVSARSLSRSHTPTAGSVLAQKTPPSHHFRNSTEEPLLSPALSTQSASPSNVKTLLSVVSAMTFLGTWKLHRLSFNLVPENPNHGVVIRVGRKLLQASSGLLLNNGIEGSSGIGNYLGWGMAAIYMGGRLPQIFLNIKKGNVEGLNPLMFVFALVGNATYVASILVNSLDWSKIGPNLPWLVDAGGCVLLDTFILLQFIYFRYSKQEDDIEDKNGHFDAV